GTATTCCATATACCCGCATTAAAATCATGCTTTTGCGGACTAATATTACTTGTTAAAAACGTTTCGTCGTGCGCTTCTTTGCTATAACGTCGGTCTCCAGCAGGACAAAGATGCCCGCGATCGTAACCCGATTTCTTATAATTACGCCAATCTGCTGCGCCTGTTTTTACCGCTTTATCTATTTCAAAATAAGGTCTCTTAAAATCATTTTTTGATAAATGAGATTTTTTTAACTCATAAGCAACCCATTCAGCTTGCTCATAAGGTTCACTATACGAAAGCGAATACCCATCATGATGCACAATTTGCCCTGTTGTACTGGTTGGCAAAAAGTATTCGTTTGTATCACTCTTAGATGTTCTGCCTTCAGTTACAATTTCATTTTTTTCCTCTTCATCTAAAAAATGCTCATATCCATAAATAGCGACCAGAATAACGACGGCAATAACCGATAATAATTTTCTTTTCGTCATTTATTCTAAAATGAATTCTAAAGGCTCTCCAAGTTTAAAATTAGGTGCATTAATATCTAACAACGCTGAAATTGTTGGAGCAATATCTGTAATTTCTGTTCTCTTAACTGTTTTACCATGTTTAATTCCTTTTCCGAAGAATAAAAGTGGCACGTGTGTATCGTAATTTAAACCACTACCGTGTGTAGAACCTGTTTTTCCGTAAGATATGTATGCTGGATCTTGAATAACTAAAACATCACCAGAACGTTTTTGATTATACCCATTTTGAAGCAACTTTTCAATACCTATTGTAAAGGAAGCTTTACCCATTGTAGTTGCTGTGTAAGCTTTGTAAACATTAGTATAATTAATTATTTCGTTAACGATAGCATCTTGCACGTCTTCTAAATCTAAACCTAACGTTTTAATCTTTTCACGATTTAAAAATATTTGATTATTGCTTATGTTTTCAATTAAATCATCGGCTTTAAACGTTGTTTTCATAAACGCTTCTAGCTCGGTTCTCATAGCTTTATTATTTAAATATCCTGCTGGGATTTTTTTAGACCTCATATA
The window above is part of the Algibacter sp. L3A6 genome. Proteins encoded here:
- a CDS encoding DNA/RNA non-specific endonuclease, producing MTKRKLLSVIAVVILVAIYGYEHFLDEEEKNEIVTEGRTSKSDTNEYFLPTSTTGQIVHHDGYSLSYSEPYEQAEWVAYELKKSHLSKNDFKRPYFEIDKAVKTGAADWRNYKKSGYDRGHLCPAGDRRYSKEAHDETFLTSNISPQKHDFNAGIWNTLEQKVRYWASKYNGVFVVTGGVLKGNMKTIGDEQVAVPNQFYKVLIDNNSGKTKMIAFLMPSVESKQPLYKFVVSVDEVEKLTGIDFFPELEDSLENKLEASSSYKNWSFN